The Primulina huaijiensis isolate GDHJ02 chromosome 17, ASM1229523v2, whole genome shotgun sequence genome window below encodes:
- the LOC140962552 gene encoding syntaxin-112-like, whose product MTKRANMGMRQLDPDERNITLIFEEVRAIKNEMEDIIVMLFDLKNIAKTPRSTKGSEVLEGGLIHQMNPNLATILKKAKTIKTRIDLVNKSNENNSTLSDAYKEGSPVDLTRLAMTRSITLTLNEMMKEFKSLREMIFAECKESRSTEKMVGIREIFEGDGGSETKEMEKYFNEIYQAFLEMAVMVRDRTMDVEQTEKKKKKGRTCWIGCKCFC is encoded by the coding sequence ATGACGAAAAGGGCAAATATGGGGATGAGGCAACTTGATCCTGATGAAAGGAACATCACTTTGATTTTTGAAGAAGTGAGAGCCATCAAGAATGAAATGGAAGACATCATAGTGATGTTATTCGACCTTAAAAACATCGCGAAAACCCCGAGATCCACCAAAGGTTCTGAAGTTCTTGAAGGGGGGCTAATTCACCAGATGAATCCGAACTTGGCAACCATTCTCAAAAAGGCTAAAACGATCAAGACTAGGATCGATTTGGTTAATAAGTCCAACGAGAATAATAGTACACTATCGGATGCTTATAAAGAAGGAAGCCCGGTTGATCTGACGAGGCTTGCGATGACTCGTAGCATCACACTTACTTTAAACGAAATGATGAAGGAGTTCAAGTCATTGAGGGAGATGATTTTCGCCGAGTGTAAAGAGAGTCGCTCGACTGAAAAGATGGTCGGGATCCGAGAGATTTTCGAGGGCGATGGAGGATCAGAAACAAAGGAGATGGAGAAGTACTTCAATGAGATATATCAAGCTTTTCTTGAGATGGCTGTGATGGTTCGGGATAGAACAATGGATGTTGAGCAAActgagaagaaaaagaaaaagggcaGGACTTGTTGGATTGGATGCAAGTGTTTTTGTTAG